In a genomic window of Aedes albopictus strain Foshan unplaced genomic scaffold, AalbF5 HiC_scaffold_424, whole genome shotgun sequence:
- the LOC109399518 gene encoding uncharacterized protein LOC109399518 gives MSSVSTPTGESVPLVTPPPSVANKPEMEEGAAPAVTAVEPTSVANSSGNARIVEKVETATMTDMLPMEKEESESAALSGKPANVAGTDVEEAKKCTEKPQQPQPSAEVKCSAPITIAEKSETIIKETIQEALEALELDDTVDAEEPDTLSPLMTDNHTFLQHQELLREDPAPQHHYHHHHHHHGHDEIHDYDLDDDEEEDDELYLEENDHMGQAPPSVKMSHSDTKDSISSIDSDVSLSFDRRNSTESQNPPEDAGAGSSDDAAKDSGCDVAKKLDENAPNEDEAFEVPDDEMCEKIIEQVEFYFSNENILKDAFLLKHVRRNKEGFVSLKLVSSFKRVRQLTKDWRVVGDAIKRKSVKIELNDLGTKIRRLEALPVYDETTPSRTVVATGLPYDKYTVEKVSELFSKCGEISLIRVLRPGGPIPADVRQFINKHPELQQNECALIEFTESSSARRAQNMDEFIVLELVAPKKKTGKKANVTKFVENYKYVAGHDIERSRGGETFDRYKMRRGSGGFYPKSEMQQIYQQMVSQPPPPMHHEQPPMPPQMIPLQPQQQMPQQPMFMPQSPQQRKYSYGNENFDYFNRRPSGFTMGGNDPSRKYSSCSEGYSSCGEMSRRTSQCSSMADSMSRRTSNCSEVPSRRSSNCSDFCSCSRRMSQCSDVYRRISQCSDHSNRKFSVGSNFERKFTNSPEMGMPPQRRISMESNFERKFSNGPMNYESPNISPRKYSNGFDPLRKLSSSSEYYNGRRISTDSGYDRRISIDSEYSVGGPRSRSNSAVQMQCQQHGQNTETVVRTPIGPDGSRGFGSRTRRVGQIVPPAQ, from the coding sequence ATGTCTTCAGTAAGTACCCCGACTGGTGAATCAGTACCGCTGGTCACCCCACCGCCGTCAGTTGCCAACAAACCAGAGATGGAGGAGGGAGCGGCGCCAGCAGTCACGGCTGTGGAGCCAACCAGCGTGGCAAATAGCAGTGGTAATGCAAGAATTGTTGAAAAGGTGGAAACCGCCACTATGACTGATATGCTTCCTATGGAAAAAGAAGAAAGTGAAAGTGCTGCTCTGAGTGGCAAACCCGCCAATGTTGCGGGCACGGACGTTGAGGAAGCAAAGAAATGCACCGAAAAACCCCAGCAGCCCCAGCCATCAGCCGAAGTTAAGTGCTCAGCTCCGATTACGATTGCTGAGAAGAGTGAGACAATCATCAAGGAAACAATTCAGGAGGCTCTAGAAGCCTTAGAACTGGACGATACGGTCGATGCGGAGGAGCCTGACACTCTTTCACCTTTGATGACCGATAATCACACGTTCTTACAGCATCAGGAGCTGTTGCGAGAAGACCCAGCACCCCAGCATCACTACcaccatcatcaccatcaccatgGACATGATGAGATCCACGATTATGATCTGGATGATGATGAGGAAGAGGATGATGAGTTGTATTTGGAGGAAAATGACCATATGGGACAAGCCCCACCGTCAGTCAAAATGTCCCATTCAGACACGAAGGATTCAATTAGTTCTATCGACAGCGACGTATCACTCTCGTTCGATAGAAGAAATTCAACAGAGTCCCAGAATCCTCCAGAAGATGCTGGAGCTGGATCCTCGGATGATGCAGCAAAAGACTCCGGCTGCGATGTTGCCAAGAAACTGGACGAAAATGCACCCAACGAAGATGAGGCATTTGAAGTTCCTGACGACGAAATGTGCGAAAAGATCATTGAGCAAGTCGAATTTTACTTCTCCAACGAGAACATCCTGAAGGATGCATTCTTGTTGAAACATGTTCGTCGCAACAAAGAAGGATTCGTTAGTTTGAAGCTGGTTTCAAGCTTCAAGCGTGTCCGCCAACTGACGAAAGATTGGCGAGTCGTTGGCGATGCCATCAAACGCAAGAGCGTCAAAATTGAGCTTAATGATTTGGGAACGAAAATTCGACGACTGGAGGCGCTTCCGGTATATGATGAAACAACCCCATCGCGCACGGTCGTTGCCACCGGATTGCCATATGATAAATATACGGTGGAGAAAGTTTCGGAACTTTTCTCGAAATGTGGTGAGATTTCGTTGATCCGCGTTCTTCGTCCAGGCGGCCCTATCCCAGCTGATGTCCGCCAGTTCATCAACAAACACCCAGAGCTGCAGCAAAACGAGTGTGCTCTGATTGAGTTTACCGAATCTTCATCTGCTCGTCGAGCCCAGAACATGGACGAGTTCATAGTCCTTGAACTAGTCGCACCCAAGAAGAAGACTGGCAAAAAGGCCAACGTAACCAAATTCGTCGAAAACTACAAATACGTTGCTGGTCACGACATCGAGCGTAGCCGTGGAGGCGAAACTTTTGATCGGTACAAAATGCGACGTGGATCAGGTGGTTTCTATCCCAAGTCAGAAATGCAGCAAATCTATCAACAGATGGTCTCGCAACCACCACCACCAATGCACCATGAGCAGCCACCCATGCCGCCTCAGATGATTCCGCTACAACCACAGCAGCAAATGCCGCAGCAACCGATGTTCATGCCGCAGTCGCCCCAGCAGAGAAAGTATTCGTACGGAAATGAAAACTTTGATTATTTCAATCGCCGTCCTAGTGGATTCACCATGGGCGGCAATGATCCGTCGCGCAAGTATTCCAGCTGCTCGGAAGGATATTCTAGCTGTGGTGAAATGTCCAGGCGAACTTCTCAATGTTCGTCCATGGCAGATAGCATGTCCCGGCGTACGTCCAACTGCTCCGAAGTGCCATCGCGAAGATCATCTAACTGTTCTGACTTCTGCTCGTGCTCACGTCGCATGTCTCAGTGTTCGGATGTCTACCGCCGTATATCACAGTGCTCGGACCATAGCAACCGCAAATTCTCGGTGGGCTCCAACTTTGAGCGTAAGTTTACGAATTCCCCGGAAATGGGCATGCCTCCACAGCGTCGCATTTCTATGGAATCCAACTTTGAGCGGAAGTTTTCCAACGGACCGATGAACTACGAAAGCCCCAACATTTCGCCGAGGAAGTATTCCAACGGTTTCGACCCGCTGAGAAAGCTGTCCAGCAGCTCCGAGTACTACAACGGGCGCCGTATTTCGACCGATTCGGGCTACGATCGCCGCATCTCGATCGATTCGGAGTACTCGGTGGGAGGACCACGGTCCCGGTCTAACAGCGCCGTACAGATGCAGTGTCAGCAGCATGGACAGAACACCGAAACTGTGGTTCGTACCCCGATAGGACCGGACGGCAGCCGGGGCTTCGGTTCGCGAACTCGTCGCGTCGGACAAATTGTCCCCCCAGCCCAGTAG